In Halothermothrix orenii H 168, the sequence TTCTTTTTATTAAATATAGTATAATTGACCAGTGTTTTTGCTTTTAATGTTGTTGAAGATTGGGTTAGTTTCAGGCTATTGAGGCCAATTAAATATCCTGTGATTAGATATTATTACGTGTATTACATTGACCCATCACTATCCAGACCATATGCAATGATAAAAAATGGTTGAGGATATTTTAAGGTAATTTATAAATAGGTGAATTTAATGATTATAAGTGTTAGAAAGAAGCCTGGTTTTATATCAAAAAATAAAGAATTCCCTTTGTCACGGGTGGAAGCAGGCACGAAAGGTATTATAAGTCAATTAAAGTTTAATGAACCACATATTGTGAAAAAATTGCTGGGGATCGGACTAATCCCGGGGGAAACAATTGAAGTTATAAGAGATTTTCCTGTTTTTATCATAAAAATAGGGGAGAGTAAGTTTGCCCTTGATGAAAAACTGGTATCAGGAATTTATATAATTTTGGGGAATTAATTAAAGGAATTTAATATTTCCCGGGGAAAATATTATTATAAGCTGTCATATTAAAACGGGTAACTATCTTCTTAAATTTGAGCACATAATTTATCGATATTGAATTATAGTCAGGAAAGCAAAAAAATCATAAGAGGTGT encodes:
- a CDS encoding FeoA family protein, whose amino-acid sequence is MIISVRKKPGFISKNKEFPLSRVEAGTKGIISQLKFNEPHIVKKLLGIGLIPGETIEVIRDFPVFIIKIGESKFALDEKLVSGIYIILGN